TTTCTAGAATTTCTGGAGTAAAAAAATTCTGCTCAATCCTCTTTTTTGTCGTTAAAATATAGATCAACACAAAAAGAGGAATTGTAAAAATCAACAAAAATTGCGGATGTAAAAATTCAAAATTTCCCAAATTTTTCCTTTTTGAAAAATTTTATCAAATGGAGCGAGAAAAATTTTAACTATTTAGAGCTTTTGCAATAAGTTCGATTGGATTTTTGAAAACTGTTTTTACACTATTTCTGTCAAGAGAATCTGTGATTTGGACTCGACAAGCGGAACACTCTGCTGAAACATATTCTGCACCAGTCTCCTCAATCATATTTGATTTTTGGTCACCAATTGTTTTTGCAAAATGAAATTTTTCAGTCTGCATTGTTACACCACCAAAACCACAACAGGCATTTGAGTCGCTCATTTCAGCAATTTGAAAGCTACCTTCTAAAAGTTTTCGTGGTTCTTTCCAGACTCCCTGCATTTTTCGAGAGTGGCAAGGATCATGATAAGTTATTTTTGAGAGTTCTCTTTTTCCGTTTCTTTCTAAAACTTCGAT
Above is a genomic segment from Thiovulum sp. ES containing:
- a CDS encoding Fe-S oxidoreductase (PFAM: Cysteine-rich domain~IMG reference gene:2508610482_SP), yielding DTVDHLSKTNISYFETFISEVEAIIIPEATCSAMIRVDYKHYFHDQPEWKKRVEKLENKIFLATEWLYQKTDLIEVLERNGKRELSKITYHDPCHSRKMQGVWKEPRKLLEGSFQIAEMSDSNACCGFGGVTMQTEKFHFAKTIGDQKSNMIEETGAEYVSAECSACRVQITDSLDRNSVKTVFKNPIELIAKALNS